Below is a genomic region from Persicimonas caeni.
CGCATCGACGACAACTTCTCCATTCCGGTGGTCACCGGCGCAGTCGTCTGGGCAGTGCTCGCTGTTTGATTAAGAGCTGGTTTCAATACCTTTTTTGGTCCCTGACTTCGTGAAATTGTCGATGCCTGCGTTGAAAGTGCTCGACGATAGCCTACGGCATCGCCTGCGCTTTTCGCCTTGGCCTCGACAATTTCATTTTGTCAGTGCCTCAAAACGGTTTTGAAACCACCTCTAAGTGCCCTCACACCGAATGCCGCAGATCACCTGAGTGCAAACGCTCGACTCTTGTCCTACGAGAACCGTTCTCGGTTCGCTAAACTCATCAGAAGTTATATTGTTGTCTTGACAATGGTTGTCTAGGCATTAAAGTGGTGGTGCATCGACGCGGAGCCGGCCGGTCCATGACCCGATGTTGCTATATAGTTGTCTAGGCAACTAATGAGGGGCGAACCCACAAAGAGTGAATCCAACACAGGAGTCGCAAATGAACTGCACATGCACCAGCAAACGTCGAGTTGGCCTCGCCGCGGCCATTTTATTCATCGGAATCACGACCGTCCTCTTGCTGCCTAGCTCGGGAAGCGCCGGCGGCAAGCTCTCGCCGCCGAAGTTGCAGTCGAGCCAAGCAGCGTGTGCGGGATACGCGGTCGAAAAGCGCGCCTTCATGGTCAGCCGCCAGCGTGTCGAAGGGGAGAGTTGTTCGGTGAGCACCCGAATCGAGGAGGTCGGCAAAACGCTAGTGCTCGAAGCGTCTTTTCAACCGACGTCGCTCGATTCTGGGGACCGAAGGCGTGACGAGCATGTCGCCGGGGTCTTGAGCAGCAAGCGTCACAAGGACATCCGGTTCACCAGCCAGAAGTTGGCAGCGAACGAATTCGCGCAGTGGGCGTCGAGCAAGCACCCGAAGCCATTGAATGTGCCTGGTAAGCTCTCTGTCGGGGGGCGAACAGTGCCGATCACGTTTTCGGTAATCCGAAATAGTCGCGGACTAGCCGGTGTGGTCTACACCTCATTCTCCAAGTTGGGGCTCGAACCACCAAACGCCGGCGGGGGCGTGGTCGCCAAGGTGTACGACCCGCTCACGATCGCATTCCGGGTGCGTCTGGATAAAGTCGACCTGAGCAAGGCGCCGGTACTGCGCGCATCGCTCGAAGCTAAGAGTGAAGGAGGTGAGGGATGAATCGCCAAGGTCTTGCTGTGATTCACCGTTGGTCTGCGCGGGCCGCGACCGCAATGATCGGCGTGTTCTTTATGTCGACCGTCGTTGTGGAAATTGCCGGCGACTACGAGTCGGTCCGCATGGTCAAGCACGCAATCGTATGGGCAGTGCCTGCGTTGGTGGTATTGCTAGCCGTCACTGGAATCACCGGCCAAAAGATGGCCGGACGGTCGCAGGCCGACAAGATCGTCGCCAAGAAGCGAACCACCGGAGTGATGGCTGCGCTCGGTTTGCTCGTGCTGGTACCCGCAGCGTTTGCATTGGACGCGATGGCCCAGGAGGGTAGCTTCGGCACCTGGTTCTGGGTGGTACAGGGCGCCGAGTTGGTCGCAGGGGCGACCAATTTCACCCTCGCCTTGCTCCAGATGCGACGAGGGGCGGATTTGAGTCCGGCTCGACGCGCTGCGGGGTCGCGGCGGTGAGGTTGCGATCGTCGGAACCGGTGTAGTAAGCATCACGGGCGTCCTTTGGGGGGCGTCCGTGACTCATATGCCAAGGAACCGCAATGACCATCCCACGTTCGCTCGAAGGTGCTTTGGGCTTCAACATCACCCGCGTCGCCTTGCTGTTTCGTCGCGAGTTAATCGTGGCGCTCCAAGAGTACGACCTGACCCCCGAACAGTGGCAAATCTTGGTGGCGATCGTCGAGTCCGAGCAAGCCGTCGACCAGACGGCGCTGGCGCAGGTCACTCTCAAAGACAAGCCCAACGTCTCGCGTATCTTGAAGCGTATGGAGCGTGACGGATGGGTCGAACGAGTGGTCAATCCAGAAGACGCGCGCGCCAAGCTGGTGCGCCCCTCGGAGCAGGCCACCGAGCAGTATCCGGAGATTCGTCGCACCCTCGAAGGGCATTTCGAAGAGTTGCTTCGACCGCTCGACGCCGAAGTCTCCACCCAAATGGTCGAACTAACCCACCAGTTGCGCAAGGTGCTGGGCGATCCACCCCGTTCGTCCGAAGCGAGCACGTTTTCCGCCTGAGTCTTCCCGGCCCTCTAGTCGTCGCGCACGAACGGGAGGCCGTCGAGCGTCTTGTCGGGGTTGAGCTCGGGGTCGTCATCGCGCTTGATGTGCCGGTCTTCGAGTACGAACGGGCCGCGACGCATGGTCGCCTTTTCTTCCTGGTCGTCTTCTCCGTCGAACTCGTCGTCCTTCGGTTGAATGATACGCTTCCAGGGCCCGGAGCCCTCGTCGATGTCGTAGCTTTCGAAGGGCACGTCGATGTCGTCGACGATGCGCAGCTCGACCGTATCGCCCGGGTCTTCACCCTCGTAGATCTCGGTTCTACGGTAGATCCCTTCGGTCGCGTCGTACATGAGTGTGGTTCCCGCGAGGCGTTTCGCCATTGGCTCCCCCTTTGTCGCCAGCGGTTGGTGTTGTCCCCCTAGATTGTGAATAGATCGTACCGGAGCGCTCGGGCAGTGGACTGCCGCAGTTCCCCGTCTGCGTCACAAATGGCGTCGGTACACCCTTGAAGCTGTGCACCGATGCGATCAGGTCTACCCCCGGGCCTCTCGGCGATTTCGCCGCGACGCCAGATAGATACCCGCCAGCACGAGGGTGCCCCCGACCAGATCGAGGGGGCCGAACGGTTTGTCGAAGAACAGAATGTCCCAGACCATCGCCAGCGCTGGCTGCAGCAGCAGGATGAGCCCGACGATGGAGGCGGGGAGCACGGGCATCGAGCGAGTCATCA
It encodes:
- a CDS encoding MarR family winged helix-turn-helix transcriptional regulator — protein: MTIPRSLEGALGFNITRVALLFRRELIVALQEYDLTPEQWQILVAIVESEQAVDQTALAQVTLKDKPNVSRILKRMERDGWVERVVNPEDARAKLVRPSEQATEQYPEIRRTLEGHFEELLRPLDAEVSTQMVELTHQLRKVLGDPPRSSEASTFSA
- a CDS encoding YceI family protein, whose amino-acid sequence is MNPTQESQMNCTCTSKRRVGLAAAILFIGITTVLLLPSSGSAGGKLSPPKLQSSQAACAGYAVEKRAFMVSRQRVEGESCSVSTRIEEVGKTLVLEASFQPTSLDSGDRRRDEHVAGVLSSKRHKDIRFTSQKLAANEFAQWASSKHPKPLNVPGKLSVGGRTVPITFSVIRNSRGLAGVVYTSFSKLGLEPPNAGGGVVAKVYDPLTIAFRVRLDKVDLSKAPVLRASLEAKSEGGEG